The window GGAGTTCCTTCTCGTCGAATCCGCCGGATCGCTGTGTGCGGTAGAGACTCAGCAGCCCGAGCACCTTTCCGCGCAGCGTCAGCGGTGCGACGAGCAGGTAACGTGCGCCGGATGCGTGAATCGCTTCGGCCCGCGCCGGATCGGCCGCCAGCCAGGGCGTGTCGGGGCCGAGGGCAATCGTGCGCGGCTTGAGGTCGGCCAGCGCCTGCGCGTACGGGGTCGGGAACGGCAGTGCGCGAACGTCTCCCACCGGATGCGCCCGGGCCTGCTGATCACCGCCGCTGTTCCCGAAGGCGGCCCGACGCAGCGGCACATTCCGGCCCAGCGGGCTCAGCGGTGGTTCCTCTCCGCGCACCACAGGCTCCACCACTTCCACCACGGCGATATCGGCGAGATCGGGGATCAGCGCGCGGACCAACTCCTGGCAGGTGGCCACCGCATCCAGGGTCTGTCCCACCCGCTCCTGGACGGCATGCAGGGCCTGGACTCCGCGGCGTGCCTTCTCCTGCTCTGTCACGTCGTGTGCCACGACCACCGCCCCCCGTGCGTCCCGCAGGGGAAGCACCGAGACGTTGTGCGTGTGCTGGGAATCATTCTTCGGGTCCGTCCGCATGACGTGGTCGACCGCCGGCCTACCGTCTCCCATGGCCTGGCACAGCATGTTCTCCAGTTCGCCGGGTGACGTAAGGGGCCACATATCGGTGAGGGGGCGTCCTCGTATCTGCGTTGTGCTCGCGTCGGACAGGGCCTGTGCCGCCGCATTGGCCGACACGACGTGCAACTCCTCGTCCACCACGAACAGAGCCGCTGCCATGTGGGCGGACAGCGTCTCGAGCACCGCGCTCTCGATGCCGGGCACCAACCCGTCCGCAGGTGGCAGGAAGACGCCCCACGCCGCCGAACCGTCGTCACGCAGCACCGGCCGCACACACAGGCCCCCGCCGGCGGCGCCCTCTGAAACATCACGCGGGCCGCCATCACTGCAGCGCTCCACGTCGCCACCGCCTGGCGCGGGGACAGGGCTGGCCAGGTCGGTTGCCGGACGCCCGACCACCTCGCCCGCCGGACGCCCCCACAACTCCTCCGCCTGGTGGCTCCACTGCACGACATCGCCCCCGCCGTCCACGACCATCAGCGGCGTCTCACCGGCCATGGGAACCACCTCCGCCTTCCAGCGTGCCTGGCTGCCAGGGGCTGCGCCGCCGCAGATCGGCGCCATCCGAGGCTCTGCACGCCGGCCGGGTACGAGTGAACCCCTACGACAGCCGCCGGTGGACTTGCATCAAACCGCCACGCCAACGCTGGGGACGGGTTTGACCAGCGGATACTTGCCGTCCACGACAGTTCCGCCCGGGCTTGCAGCGCACTGAGGGTCAGCGCCCGGGGTGCGTGACGCCGACGAACCAGTGAACGATGAGAGAGCCGCCCGGCCTGCGAGGGTCACCGCGTATCGCATGGCTGCGGCTGCGTCTACGGCTGCGGCTGCGGCTGCGGCTGCGTCGCCGAAGCCGGGCCGCCCGATCGACGTCCCTTTGGCCGCCTCCCTCTGGCGTGACCGAGCAGGAGACCGACATGAACACGTTGCTCGCAGACGTCCTCGACGCGCATGGCGGCCTCGACCGCTGGAACGCACTCACCATGGTCCGCGCGACCATCGTCAGCGGTGGCGACATGTTCGTCATCAAGGGGATGCCGCAGGACCCCACCCCCCGGGAGATGATCGTCTGGCTGCACGAGCAGCACGCCTCCGTGATGCCGTTCGGCGCCCCCGACCAGAAGACCGACTTCACGGCCGACCGCATCGGCATCGAGAAGATCGACGGCCGGGTCGTGGCCGAACGCGACCAACCGCGGAAGTCGTTCGCAGGCCACGAGCTCAACACCCCCTGGGACCCGCTGGACCGCGCCTACTTCAACGGATACGCCCTGTGGACGTATCTCACGACGCCCTTCCTCCTGGTGATGCCCGGCTTCACCGTCACCGAAGTCGAACCGTGGCGGGAAGGAGACGAACTCTGGCGTGGGCTGCGCGCGACCTTCCCGCCCGGCATCGCCAGCCACAGCACCCAGCAGGACTTCTACTTCGGCCCCGACCATCTCCTGCGTCGGCACGACTATCACGTCGACATCGCGGGCGGGTTCGCGGCAGCGCAGTACGTCTACGACATGGTGGAAGCGGACGGGATCCGTCTGCCCACCAGACGCCGGGCCTACCGAAGCGCTGCGGACAACCGCCCGATCCTGGACCGGACGATGGTCTCCATCGACATCGGCAACGCTCGGTTCACCTGACATCGGCCCGTACGCGGCGCGTGCTGGGCGGGACCGGCGGCTGCGCGCCTCGCGCCCATTCAACCGCGCCGGCTCAGGCGCCCAGGCCAGCCGGCGCAGGGCGCTGAGGCTCGCACTTCCGTGAGGATTCCGGCAGGTCACTCTCCGAGGAGCCCCACCGCCCCGTACCACACCGGGCCCGGGTTCAGGCGGTCCGGCTGGAGCGCGGTCATCTGGTCGAAGTACTGGCGGGCCGTGGGGTTCTGGCCGAGCAGCCGGATGGCGTCGAGCAGGTACTGCCGAGGTTCACCAAGCAGCCCGATGCACGTAGACGCCGCGGGAGGGTTCAGCGGTGGCCGCGCTTCTTCTGTTCGGTCCAGATGATCAGCACGCTCACGGCCAGCACGGCGGACAGGATGCCCAGGAACCAGCCGGGAGGGCCGACGAAGACCGATACGACGAACCCCAGGAATGTGGCCAGCAGGGCCGTGCTCGCCCACAGCTCGCGATCACTCATGCGTCCCCCTGCGCGTGGTGAGCCCTCGTCCGCCCCGGACGGGCGAGTAAAGCAAGAGAAACATCACCAGAGGCACGGCAGTCGGTCAAGGGCCAGCCCGGCCTGTGCGGCGATGCCGGGGCCGACGGCGTCCACACCAAGGCGGCATAGGAGATGCCGCCCGCCAAGAAGACCGCGGCGAAAGACGGCCGCCAAGCCGGGTCACGGCTCGTACAACGACGTGAAGGCCACGGTGTCGGCGATCTCCACTGGGCCGGGCGCAGGGCGAGGTCCGGTCCGCGTCTGGATGACCGGGAGCAATCTCGTCGCACGAGAACACGCCCCCCGAAGTGGAACGGCACCAGGGACAACACCCGGATAGTCGCAGGTCAACGGCGTGCTGAGTGAGATCACCACGCCAACGACGAGGGGCTTCGCCACGTCACCCCACCTGACCAGCCTGCTTCACTCCTCAGACCCCAGGATGAAAGAGGTTCAATCTGGCATATCGGATCAAGCGCCATCGCGAGAGGGAGTCCCGCAGGTTGATCACCATTCGATATGTGCATATCTAGCCTGCTGGCAGAGCGGCGAGGAGCTGGGTTCGCAGGAGCTGCGCGGCTGGGGGGTGCTGACCTCGGCGGGCGATGAGTCCGAGCCGGGCGTGCGTGGCGGCGTCGGTGAGCGGGACCGTCTGCAGGCCGCTGCCTTGTGTGGAGGACGCGCTGAGCACAGCGACGCCCGCACCGCGCTCAGTGAGGCGGAGCAGGGTGACTGGGGAACTGGCGTCGATGTCCACGCGTGGGCCGAGACCGATCCTGCGGCAGGAGTCCTCATAGGCGGCGCGGATGCCGGTGCCTGGGGAGAGGCAGAGAATCTTCTCGCCCTGCAGGTCACCGAGGCGCAGGTCCCGCCGGTCGAGGGGGTGCCCGGCAGGGACGGCTGCGGTGATCGGCTCGTCGATGACGATGCTCGCCTCCAGACCCGGGGCGACGCTGCCCGCGTAGCCGATCAGGGCAAGGTCGAGGGAGCCGGCAAGGACCTGGGCCTGGAGGTCGTCGGAGTAGCCCTCGTGAAGGCTGACCTCGATGCCGGGGTGGGTGCGGCCAAGGCCGGCGATGGTGTCGAGGAAGGCTGGGATCGAGCAGCCCATGATCATGCCGAGACGGACCCGGCCGCGGACGGCATCGGCGAACTCGCCGGCGGTGTGCTTGATGGCTTCAAAAGTGGCGAGGGCGTTCTTCGCAAGGGGGAGAACGGCATTACCGGCCGGGGTGAGGCGGATTTGACGGCCGGAGCGGTCGAGCAACCGTTGGCCCAGTTCCGCCTCCAGCTTGGCCACTTGGGTGCTGATGCCGGACTGACTGACGTTCAGGCGATGGGCGGCAGCCGTGAAGGTGCCCTCGTCCACGATTGCAGCGAAGTAGCGCAGCTGGTGCATCTCCATATCCAGTAATGATAGACGCCATCTGATCTATCTGTTGGACGGATTGATCGAAGTGGCTGGAGGATGGAGGCATGACGACGAGGACTGCACGAGAGCTTGCCGAGACCTACTTCACCGCCTGGGAGGCGGGCGACTTCGCTACCTTGCGGGGGTTGCTCGCCGAGAATGTCGACTTCGTCGGAGCGCTGGGAACGGCGTCGGGGGTAGAGGCGGCACTCGTCGGCCTGAAGGGCCTCGGTCAGGTGCTGGAGAAGATCGACGTGAAGGCGCGGGTAGCGGAAGGTGATGAAGTGATCACCTGGTTCGACCTGCACACAAGCGTCGCGCCGCCTACCCCGACGGCAAACTGGATGCACGTCGACGACGGGAAGGTCACCCGAATCCGGGTGACCTTCGACCCCCGCGCACTGCTGGCGGGACTCGAGAGGCAGAACTGAGCGGGAAACCCAGACACGATGTTGATCACGACTCGATACGCGCCCTAGTACTCCAGTGCGGCTTCGTGATCTGGCTAGGCGTCGAGGTAGTGGTAATCCCCATCAGGAAGGCCGATCACCAGGCCGCCGTTGTGAACCCTCCACTCACTCATGCCGTCGACATCGTGGCTGACCAGAAACAGCCCCCGAGGCCTATCGTCGTACTCATCATCTTGGTAGGAGGCCGGGATCTGGGCGATCTGACGCAACCTCTCCTCGAACCAGTCGAGGGACACCGCACGGATGTTGCCCCCGTAGAAGGCCCACCTGACGCTGTTGTACTGCCGAGCGGGGAAGGCCCAGCCCCCGCTGTAGGTGCGCTCCGGATCGTCTGCTTCCACGATCTCCTTGATCTGGGCCGGCTGGCCGTCGTCACACTGCAGCCAGCCCCTGACCG of the Streptomyces sp. 1222.5 genome contains:
- a CDS encoding nuclear transport factor 2 family protein, coding for MTTRTARELAETYFTAWEAGDFATLRGLLAENVDFVGALGTASGVEAALVGLKGLGQVLEKIDVKARVAEGDEVITWFDLHTSVAPPTPTANWMHVDDGKVTRIRVTFDPRALLAGLERQN
- a CDS encoding LysR family transcriptional regulator, producing MHQLRYFAAIVDEGTFTAAAHRLNVSQSGISTQVAKLEAELGQRLLDRSGRQIRLTPAGNAVLPLAKNALATFEAIKHTAGEFADAVRGRVRLGMIMGCSIPAFLDTIAGLGRTHPGIEVSLHEGYSDDLQAQVLAGSLDLALIGYAGSVAPGLEASIVIDEPITAAVPAGHPLDRRDLRLGDLQGEKILCLSPGTGIRAAYEDSCRRIGLGPRVDIDASSPVTLLRLTERGAGVAVLSASSTQGSGLQTVPLTDAATHARLGLIARRGQHPPAAQLLRTQLLAALPAG
- a CDS encoding SpoIIE family protein phosphatase; protein product: MAPICGGAAPGSQARWKAEVVPMAGETPLMVVDGGGDVVQWSHQAEELWGRPAGEVVGRPATDLASPVPAPGGGDVERCSDGGPRDVSEGAAGGGLCVRPVLRDDGSAAWGVFLPPADGLVPGIESAVLETLSAHMAAALFVVDEELHVVSANAAAQALSDASTTQIRGRPLTDMWPLTSPGELENMLCQAMGDGRPAVDHVMRTDPKNDSQHTHNVSVLPLRDARGAVVVAHDVTEQEKARRGVQALHAVQERVGQTLDAVATCQELVRALIPDLADIAVVEVVEPVVRGEEPPLSPLGRNVPLRRAAFGNSGGDQQARAHPVGDVRALPFPTPYAQALADLKPRTIALGPDTPWLAADPARAEAIHASGARYLLVAPLTLRGKVLGLLSLYRTQRSGGFDEKELPLTLELATHTALSIDNARRYAREHTIAATLQRHLLPPAPPSQTAIETADLYVADDRGAGGWSNACALPGARTALVVGEVVGHGIHTAVTMGQLRTAMQSLAALDLEPDELLARLDDTMTRLARERRALPLGDPLRDEPLSATCLCVLYDPFTHTCTIASAGHSPPIVAGAASSTRVVDMAAGAALGDRGGPPYAATTVTLGDGDVLALYTASLLSAARPEDGTSDTQPLQRLLADTERPLQDLCDDILYRLRTDALPGDAILLLARTRPFPADRVVTWPLDDEPTAPALARRHARRQLTDWGVDEDAAYDTQEIVSELVTNALRYGAPPVQLRLINDRTLTCEVHDSGISAPRLRHARTVDEGGRGLFICAQLAHNWGIRYTDNGKTVWTEQALPSQHP